The following coding sequences lie in one Silvibacterium dinghuense genomic window:
- a CDS encoding glycoside hydrolase 43 family protein, which produces MPIKRSQRPALLFFVFLLSLCLFSRLAQAEKNARTLSNVWVADEGNGKYKNPVLYADYSDPDVIRVGEMFYLVASSFDQVPGLPILESRDLVNWRLVAHALPALSPLQTYRTTRHGSGAWAPSIRYHAGMFFIFYSDPDFGIYMTKATKITGPWSPPKLIRAAKGWIDPCPLWDDDGKAYLIHGMAASRSGIKNILVIDRMTPDAEQLLDDGSLVVDGHPSDTTLEGPKLYKHHGYYYIFAPAGGVTAGYQLVLRSRSIYGPYERKVVLAQGNTAFNGPHQGAWVTTAEHEDWFLHFQDRGPYGRVVLLEPMHWQKDDWPIIGVNQDHHGIGEPVAEFQKPHVTGFQPRETPADSDEFDGSQIGPQWQWQANPQPGWALPSPALGVLRLLNVAIDSTIGERLWTTPNLLSQKLPGPVFTLTTRLTAHNFQIGDRSGLVLLGQDYAYLAIRKTEAGLVVVYGTCMDAEQDGVEKETVIGKLESDTVYLHIDMDAEARATFSFSTDGQSFQPAGSGFKAREGVWIGAKLGLFAQSRIMNRENGYVDVDWFRFAKPADRGNGS; this is translated from the coding sequence GTGCCTATCAAGCGTTCTCAACGTCCTGCGTTGCTTTTTTTCGTTTTTCTTCTATCGCTATGTCTGTTTTCGCGGCTTGCTCAAGCCGAAAAAAACGCACGTACGCTATCAAACGTATGGGTTGCCGATGAGGGAAACGGCAAATACAAAAATCCGGTTCTCTATGCCGACTATTCTGATCCGGACGTAATCCGGGTTGGCGAGATGTTCTACCTGGTCGCATCCAGCTTCGATCAGGTGCCCGGCCTGCCGATCCTCGAATCCAGGGACCTGGTGAACTGGCGATTGGTTGCACATGCCCTGCCAGCCTTATCTCCTCTGCAGACCTATCGCACTACCCGCCATGGAAGCGGCGCATGGGCTCCAAGCATCCGCTATCACGCGGGCATGTTCTTCATCTTCTATTCCGATCCAGACTTCGGCATTTACATGACGAAAGCCACGAAAATCACCGGCCCATGGTCACCGCCGAAGTTAATCCGCGCGGCCAAAGGATGGATTGACCCTTGTCCCCTGTGGGATGACGATGGCAAGGCTTATCTCATTCATGGCATGGCGGCCAGCCGTTCCGGAATCAAAAATATTCTGGTGATCGATCGCATGACGCCGGACGCAGAACAGCTGCTCGATGACGGCAGCCTGGTCGTAGATGGGCATCCGAGCGACACCACGCTCGAAGGCCCCAAGCTCTACAAGCATCACGGCTACTACTACATCTTTGCTCCTGCAGGCGGCGTCACTGCGGGCTACCAGCTAGTGCTACGCTCCCGATCCATTTACGGCCCCTACGAACGCAAAGTCGTTCTCGCGCAAGGAAACACTGCCTTCAACGGACCGCATCAAGGCGCATGGGTAACCACGGCAGAACACGAAGACTGGTTTCTCCATTTTCAGGATCGCGGCCCGTACGGACGCGTGGTCCTGCTTGAGCCCATGCACTGGCAGAAAGATGACTGGCCGATCATCGGCGTGAATCAGGATCACCACGGCATTGGGGAACCTGTAGCTGAGTTTCAAAAGCCGCACGTTACAGGATTCCAGCCGCGCGAAACACCGGCCGATTCCGATGAATTCGATGGCTCCCAGATCGGTCCGCAATGGCAGTGGCAGGCAAACCCACAGCCTGGCTGGGCTCTTCCCTCTCCTGCACTCGGCGTACTGCGGTTATTGAACGTCGCAATTGATAGCACTATCGGGGAGCGTCTCTGGACCACTCCTAATCTTCTCTCGCAAAAACTTCCAGGGCCAGTCTTCACCCTGACCACCAGGTTGACCGCGCATAACTTCCAAATCGGCGATCGCAGCGGGCTGGTTCTGCTTGGGCAGGACTATGCATATCTCGCTATACGCAAGACCGAAGCCGGACTCGTTGTTGTGTACGGCACATGCATGGATGCCGAACAGGACGGAGTCGAAAAAGAAACAGTGATCGGCAAACTCGAGTCCGACACCGTCTACTTACACATAGACATGGACGCTGAAGCTCGTGCGACTTTCTCCTTCAGTACAGACGGCCAAAGCTTTCAACCTGCCGGTTCCGGTTTCAAGGCTCGGGAGGGCGTTTGGATCGGGGCAAAGCTGGGGCTCTTTGCACAAAGCCGCATTATGAATCGAGAGAATGGTTACGTAGACGTAGACTGGTTTCGCTTCGCCAAGCCTGCTGACAGGGGAAACGGATCGTAG
- a CDS encoding pectinesterase family protein → MLAWLLLLLLPLAGFAADHRVRFSVAPGGDAEFHTVQAAIDHAPLEGAIIRIAPGRYREKITIHKPHIALIGTGASPEDTVLSWDDSAKTVGSTSRSGSILVDADGFQAENLTIENTWENEHQRSKEYASQAVALMMSSDRAVLDHVWLLGAQDTLYANSRTCRDASSEEACAASRQYFSNCFIEGHVDYIFGDAKAVFDHCELHSRAAPNVMITAQSRHSPMEDSGYTFLHCRITGENTVGKVALGRPWRPYATVTFYETDIEQTIMAEGWSDWNDRLMTSTYREYDSHGPGVNGGHRIVDSPVLTRAERKKLNPGHLLAGSDGWDPEKVVKALRKLR, encoded by the coding sequence ATGCTTGCGTGGTTGCTACTGCTGCTGTTGCCTCTAGCCGGATTCGCAGCAGATCATCGTGTCCGCTTTTCGGTGGCTCCAGGGGGCGACGCGGAGTTTCACACGGTGCAGGCGGCTATCGATCACGCTCCGCTCGAAGGCGCCATCATCAGGATTGCGCCTGGCCGTTACCGCGAGAAGATCACGATCCATAAGCCGCATATCGCGCTGATTGGAACAGGGGCATCGCCCGAAGACACTGTCCTGAGTTGGGATGATTCGGCAAAAACAGTGGGAAGCACTTCCAGATCTGGCAGTATCTTGGTGGATGCTGATGGCTTTCAAGCGGAAAACCTGACGATCGAAAACACCTGGGAGAACGAGCACCAACGCTCGAAGGAATACGCTTCGCAGGCCGTGGCACTCATGATGAGCTCGGATCGCGCGGTGCTGGATCATGTGTGGCTGCTAGGAGCCCAGGACACACTCTATGCGAACAGCAGGACCTGCCGAGATGCGTCGTCGGAAGAGGCCTGTGCGGCTTCGAGACAGTATTTCTCGAACTGCTTTATTGAAGGACATGTGGACTACATCTTTGGAGATGCAAAGGCCGTCTTCGATCATTGTGAACTTCATTCGCGTGCTGCACCGAATGTGATGATTACTGCGCAGAGCAGACATTCTCCGATGGAAGACTCCGGTTATACCTTTCTTCATTGCCGCATTACGGGAGAGAACACAGTAGGCAAGGTGGCTCTTGGCAGGCCATGGCGTCCCTATGCCACCGTTACTTTTTACGAGACAGATATCGAACAGACGATCATGGCAGAAGGCTGGTCGGATTGGAATGACCGGCTTATGACCAGCACCTATCGCGAATACGACTCGCATGGCCCTGGTGTGAATGGAGGGCATCGTATCGTGGATAGCCCGGTTTTAACCAGGGCGGAGAGGAAGAAGCTGAATCCTGGCCATCTGCTTGCGGGTAGCGATGGATGGGATCCCGAAAAAGTGGTAAAGGCACTGCGCAAACTGCGTTGA